From Nerophis ophidion isolate RoL-2023_Sa linkage group LG15, RoL_Noph_v1.0, whole genome shotgun sequence, one genomic window encodes:
- the prlh2 gene encoding prolactin releasing hormone 2 encodes MSVTAVYKVQHTCSAITTTNLGQLTSASNQSSGAFELLLSMFPRREAADAQAKGGPPASLALLLFLLLLLFSSCSLSDAHSTTVEHDFHIVHNVDNRSPEIDPFWYVGRGVRPIGRFGKRHSDVAVRPVVRTLELILNSLRSKDNLDTVLRGEDGDWLP; translated from the exons ATGAGCGTCACAGCTGTATATAAGGTGCAGCACACCTGCTCAGCGATAACAACTACGAACCTCGGCCAGCTGACCTCAGCCTCTAACCAAAGTTCAGG TGCCTTTGAGCTACTCCTCAGCATGTTCCCCAGGAGAGAGGCTGCTGATGCCCAGGCAAAAGGCGGCCCGCCCGCTTCCTTggctctcctcctcttcctcctgctGCTCCTCTTCTCCTCCTGCAGCCTCAGCGACGCACACAGCACCACAGTGGAGCACGACTTCCACATTGTTCACAATGTCGACAACAGAA GTCCGGAGATAGACCCCTTCTGGTACGTGGGCCGCGGCGTGAGACCAATCGGTCGCTTCGGGAAGCGGCACAGCGACGTGGCGGTGCGGCCCGTCGTCAGGACGCTGGAGCTGATCCTCAACAGTCTGCGGAGCAAGGACAACCTGGACACGGTGCTGCGTGGGGAAGATGGAGACTGGTTACCATGA